A region from the Bactrocera dorsalis isolate Fly_Bdor chromosome 1, ASM2337382v1, whole genome shotgun sequence genome encodes:
- the LOC125780344 gene encoding uncharacterized protein LOC125780344 encodes MRDPPFDDNHGKRIKDYDLRACTWNVRSLNWEGATAQLVDVLVKIKADITAVQEMRWTAQGQRRVGLCDIYYSGHIKERKFGVGFVVGERLRRLVLSFTPENERLATIRIKARFFNISLICAHPPIEEKDDVTKDDFYECLERTYERCTRHDVKIVLGDFNARVGKEGIFGTTVGKFGLHEETSPNGLRLIDFAGARNMAICSTRFQHKKIHQATWLSPDRKTSNQIDHVVIDGRHVSSVLDVRALRGPNIDSDHYIVAAKIRTRLCAAKNARQQTQGRFDVEKLQSQQTAERFSTRLALLLSESTRQQLGIRELWDGISNYLRTAATETIGFRKVQKNSWYDEECRVAAERKQAAYLATLRSTTTRAGWDRYRELKREARRICRQKKKEAEMREYEKLDKLADRGNARKFYEKMRRITEGFKTGAYSCRTPQSDLATDAQSILKLWREHFSSLMNGSVRTTAGDGEPDTPIDDDGAGVPLPDHEEVRIAIARLKNIKAAGADGLPAELFKYGLMNGSVRTTPGEGQPDTPIDDDGAGVPLPDHEEVRIAIARLKNIKAAGADGLPAELFKYGGEELIRCMHQLLCKIWSDESMPND; translated from the coding sequence atgagagaccccccttttgatgacaaccatggcaaacgaattaaggactatgatttgagggcatgcacctggaatgtccggtcccttaattgggaaggtgccactgcccagctggttgatgtcctcgtgaaaataaaggctgacatcaccgccgtccaagaaatgcgatggacggcacaaggacagagacgagtaggtctttgtgacatttactacagtggccatataaaggagcgcaagtttggtgttggattcgtggtgggagagagactccgtcgcctagtactatcattcactccggagaatgaacgtctagccacaatccgcatcaaagcgaggttcttcaacatatcgctgatttgcgcccacccCCCGAttgaagagaaggacgatgtgaccaaagatgacttttatgagtgcttggagcgcacttatgagagatgcacccgccacgatgttaaaatcgtgcttggcgactttaacgccagggtgggcaaagaaggtatctttggcactacggtcggtaaattcggcctccatgaggaaacatccccaaatgggttgaggctgatcgacttcgccggggcccgaaatatggctatctgtagtactagattccagcataaaaagatacatcaagctacctggctgtctccggatcgaaaaacctccaaccagatcgatcatgttgtgatagacggaagacacgtctccagtgttttagatgtgcgtgcgctccgaggtcctaacatcgactcggaccactatattgttgcagccaaaattcgcacccgcctctgtgcagcaaaaaacgcacgccaacaaacacaaggaaggttcgacgtcgagaagctgcaatcacaacagacagccgaacgattttctactcggcttgcactcctgctctctgagagcactcgtcaacaactcggtataagggaactgtgggacggcatttcaaactacttacgtacagctgcaaccgaaaccattggttttcggaaagtgcaaaagaacagctggtacgacgaggagtgccgtgtcgcagcggagagaaaacaggctgcctacctcgcaacgttacgatcgaccacaacacgtgcgggatgggatagataccgagagttgaagagggaagcgagacgcatttgcagacagaagaagaaagaggccgaaatgcgtgagtacgaaaagctcgataagctggccgacaggggtaatgctcgaaaattctacgaaaagatgcggcggataactgaaggtttcaagaccggagcatactcttgtagaacccctcaaagtgatctagccaccgatgcccagagcatacttaaattatggagggaacacttctccagcctgatgaatggcagtgtacgcacaacaGCAGGAGacggcgaacccgataccccaatcgatgacgatggagcaggcgttccattgcccgaccatgaagaagttcgaatagcaattgcccgactgaaaaacatcaaagcggcaggggccgatggattgccggccgagctattcaaatacggcctgatgaatggcagtgtacgcacaacaccaggagaaggccaacccgataccccaatcgatgacgatggagcaggcgttccattgcccgaccatgaagaagttcgaatagcaattgcccgactgaaaaacatcaaagcggcaggggccgatggattgccggccgagctattcaaatacggcggcgaagagctgataaggtgcatgcatcagctgctttgcaaaatatggtcggacgaaagtatgccaaacgattag